A window of the Hevea brasiliensis isolate MT/VB/25A 57/8 chromosome 6, ASM3005281v1, whole genome shotgun sequence genome harbors these coding sequences:
- the LOC110650252 gene encoding U-box domain-containing protein 13 has protein sequence MEEEKGAVVQSLIDTVNEIASISDYRYTVKKQYCNLARRLKLLTPMFEEIRESKEPIPEETAKALVLLKQALDSAKELLRFGSEGSKIYLVLEREQIMNKYHEVTTQLEQALSGISYENLDISDEVKEQVELVHAQFRRAKGRVDPPDVELYEDLLSLYNKNKDAEIDPAVLRRSSEKLQLKGIADLTQESLALHEMVAATGGDPGENIEKMSMLLKKIKDFVQTENPNMDAPVREKNHPPSGSGNGNHKAPVIPEDFRCPISLELMKDPVIVSTGQTYERSCIEKWLEAGHSTCPKTQQSLNCTALTPNYVLRSLIAQWCEANGIEPPKRPSSSRCNKTTSAYSPAELTKIEILLHKLTSGSPEDQRSAAGEIRLLAKRNADNRVAIAEAGAIPLLVGLLSTPDSRIQEHAVTALLNLSICEDNKGSIISAGAVPGIVHVLKKGSMEARENAAATLFSLSVVDENKVTIGSSGAIPPLVTLLSEGTQRGKKDAATALFNLCIYQGNKGKAVRAGVVPTLMRLLTERGGGMVDEALAILAILASHPEGKAAIGSAEAVSVLVEVIGNGSPRNRENAAAVLVHLCAGDQKYLAEAQELGVMGPLVDLAQNGTDRGKRKAQQLIERLSRFVEQQKQAQAQTETQSQAHTQQSQPSSMSNSADS, from the exons ATGGAGGAAGAGAAAGGGGCGGTAGTTCAGAGTTTGATTGATACGGTGAACGAGATTGCTTCGATCTCTGATTATAGGTATACGGTGAAGAAGCAGTATTGTAATTTAGCGAGAAGATTGAAGCTGTTGACTCCAATGTTCGAGGAGATTAGAGAGAGCAAGGAGCCGATTCCTGAAGAGACTGCGAAAGCTTTAGTTTTATTAAAACAAGCTTTGGATTCAGCTAAGGAGTTGCTCAGATTTGGCAGCGAAGGCAGCAAGATTTACCTG GTATTGGAGAGGGAACAAATTATGAACAAGTATCATGAGGTGACAACTCAATTGGAACAAGCTCTAAGTGGAATTTCCTATGAAAACCTTGACATATCAGATGAAGTTAAGGAACAG GTTGAGCTTGTCCATGCTCAGTTCAGGAGAGCGAAAGGAAGGGTTGATCCTCCTGATGTTGAGCTGTATGAAGATCTATTATCACTTTATAACAAGAACAAAGATGCAGAAATAGATCCAGCTGTCCTAAGAAGATCATCTGAGAAGTTACAATTGAAGGGGATAGCTGACCTTACACAAGAGTCATTAGCCTTGCATGAAATGGTTGCTGCCACTGGTGGTGATCCTGGTGAAAACATTGAGAAGATGTCGATGCTATTGAAGAAAATAAAGGATTTTGTACAAACAGAAAACCCCAACATGGATGCTCCTGTAAGAGAAAAGAATCATCCTCCAAGCGGCAGTGGTAATGGGAATCACAAGGCACCAGTTATACCAGAAGATTTCCGCTGTCCAATATCCCTGGAATTGATGAAAGATCCTGTTATTGTTTCAACAGGGCAG ACCTATGAGCGTTCCTGCATTGAGAAGTGGCTCGAAGCAGGACATAGCACATGTCCAAAGACACAACAGTCCCTCAACTGTACTGCTCTCACACCCAACTATGTACTGCGCAGCCTCATAGCCCAGTGGTGTGAAGCAAATGGGATTGAACCACCAAAACGACCCAGCAGTTCACGATGCAACAAAACCACATCTGCCTACTCACCTGCTGAGCTTACAAAGATTGAAATTCTCCTTCACAAACTCACATCGGGTAGCCCTGAAGACCAGCGATCTGCTGCAGGTGAGATCCGCCTTCTTGCTAAGCGGAATGCAGATAATCGTGTGGCTATTGCTGAAGCTGGTGCAATCCCTCTCCTTGTGGGCCTCCTGTCAACACCTGACTCTCGCATCCAAGAGCATGCTGTTACTGCTCTTCTTAACCTTTCCATATGTGAAGATAACAAAGGAAGCATCATATCAGCTGGGGCAGTTCCTGGTATTGTGCATGTGCTCAAGAAGGGCAGCATGGAAGCTCGGGAAAATGCTGCAGCCACCCTTTTCAGTCTTTCAGTTGTGGATGAAAATAAAGTTACAATAGGTTCTTCAGGGGCCATCCCCCCACTTGTGACACTTCTAAGTGAGGGTACACAAAGGGGGAAAAAAGATGCTGCAACTGCACTTTTCAACTTGTGCATCTATCAGGGGAACAAGGGAAAGGCAGTGAGGGCTGGAGTTGTGCCCACATTAATGCGTCTGCTGACAGAACGTGGAGGTGGAATGGTGGATGAAGCGCTTGCCATCTTAGCGATACTAGCTAGCCACCCTGAAGGGAAGGCAGCCATTGGATCTGCAGAGGCAGTGTCAGTTTTGGTTGAAGTTATTGGGAATGGATCCCCAAGGAACAGAGAGAATGCAGCTGCAGTTCTAGTGCACCTTTGTGCTGGAGACCAAAAATATTTGGCAGAAGCGCAAGAGCTTGGAGTAATGGGGCCTCTAGTAGATTTGGCCCAAAATGGCACAGACCGGGGAAAGAGGAAGGCTCAGCAGTTGATTGAGCGTTTGAGCAGATTTGTTGAACAGCAAAAGCAGGCTCAGGCACAAACTGAAACTCAATCTCAGGCTCATACTCAGCAGTCCCAGCCATCCTCCATGTCAAATTCTGCTGATAGCTGA